The Prionailurus bengalensis isolate Pbe53 chromosome A3, Fcat_Pben_1.1_paternal_pri, whole genome shotgun sequence genome includes a window with the following:
- the SERTAD2 gene encoding SERTA domain-containing protein 2, giving the protein MLGKGEKRKFDEHEDGLEGKILSPSDGPSKVSYTLQRQTIFNISLMKLYNHRPLTEPSLQKTVLINNMLRRIQEELKQEGSLRPVFASAAAAAAAAAATASPPPDSLSDSYREAAPPALSAPAPPPAHACDLGSTTPLDACLTPASLLEDDADDTFCTSPAAPPAAAARLSAPAPPPEKDSFSSALDEIEELCPTSTSPGATAAAPDSSRGGSGAPGGPKPEDPKLMDSLPGNFEITTSTGFLTDLTLDDILFADIDTSMYDFDPCTSASGPASKMAPVSADDLLKTLAPYSSQPVAPSQPFKMDLTELDHIMEVLVGS; this is encoded by the coding sequence ATGTTGGGTAAAGGAGAAAAACGGAAGTTTGACGAGCATGAAGATGGGCTGGAAGGCAAAATCCTGTCTCCCTCCGATGGGCCATCCAAGGTGTCTTACACCTTACAGCGCCAGACTATCTTCAACATTTCCCTTATGAAACTCTATAACCACAGGCCCCTCACCGAGCCCAGCTTGCAAAAGACCGTTCTGATCAACAACATGTTGCGGCGGATCCAGGAGGAGCTCAAACAGGAAGGCAGCCTGAGGCCGGTGttcgcctccgccgccgccgctgccgccgccgccgccgccaccgcctctCCCCCGCCCGACTCGCTCAGCGACAGCTACCGGGAGGCGGCGCCGCCCGCCCTCagcgcccccgcgcccccgcccgcgcACGCCTGCGACCTCGGGAGCACTACGCCGCTGGACGCCTGCCTCACGCCCGCCTCGCTGCTCGAGGACGACGCCGACGACACGTTTTGCACTTCCCCGGCCGCGCCGCCCGCGGCTGCCGCCAGACTGTCGGCCCCAGCGCCCCCGCCGGAGAAGGACAGCTTCTCCTCCGCCCTGGACGAGATCGAGGAGCTCTGTCCCACGTCTACCTCCCCCGGGGCCACAGCCGCAGCGCCCGACAGCTCCCGAGGGGGCTCCGGCGCGCCGGGCGGCCCGAAACCCGAAGACCCGAAGCTGATGGACTCTCTGCCCGGGAACTTCGAAATCACGACGTCCACGGGGTTTCTCACAGACTTGACCCTGGACGACATCCTGTTTGCCGACATCGACACGTCCATGTACGACTTCGACCCCTGCACGTCTGCCTCGGGGCCGGCCTCGAAGATGGCCCCGGTGTCGGCCGACGACCTCCTCAAGACTCTGGCCCCTTACAGCAGTCAGCCGGTCGCCCCGAGTCAGCCTTTCAAAATGGACCTCACGGAGCTGGACCACATCATGGAGGTGCTGGTCGGGTCCTAA